TCTTCGATTTCATCGAAATGACGCACCACCCGCATACCGCGCCCACCACCGCCAGCTACAGCTTTAATGACCATTGCTGCACCTGCTGGTCCGGACTGAAAGAAGGCTTTGGCATCGGCGAGGCTACTTGCACCTTCAGCACCAGCAAGGACCGGTACGCGGCATTGCGCGGCTAACTGCCGAGCGCGGACTTTATCGCCAAACAGTTCGAGCAACTTGGGTCGCGGACCAACGAAGGTAATACCTGCCGCAGCACAACGTCGGGCGAAATCGGCATTCTCGCTGAGAAAACCATATCCCGGATGAATAGCATCACAGCCAGCTTGTTGCGCGACTGTGACGATTTGCTCTGCATCGAGATATGCAGCTACACCGGCACTGCGCAGTTGTTGCGCTTCGTCAGCGCGAATGACATGCAATGACTTGGCGTCATCTTCAGAAAATATGGCAACGGTGGTCAGTCCGACTTCCGCTGCCGCTTCGATCACACGAATGGCAATTTCGCCACGATTGGCGATGAGCAGTTTCTTCATACTTGTTCGGTCATCCCTCTCTAAGCAATCCGGACACACCCTTTACGGTATTTCTCTGCGCTGCGCCACTGGTGTTTTGACAGGGCTTGGGCAGAGGCTTTGCTTGCTCGTCCAGTCCGCGTACAATCTGTTGTGAAAGGGGACTGTCATGTCACGTGAACGACTTACCGCGGTTGGTGAATCTGTAGCTTTGCTTCTATCGAAGGATGTTTTAGACCAACTCGGGATAACGGTTGGAGATGAAGTAGAGGTCTCTGTCCTCGATCGTACCTTATTACTCCAGCCACTTGATGAGGCCGATCGAAGCAAGCAACTAGAGACGCTCACCAAAAGCGTGTTTACGCGACGTGCGGATGCGTACGTCCGCCTAGCGAAGGGGCCGCAATAGTGGAGAGTGTCCTCTTGTTTCTTCGGCTGCATGAAGTGCTCGCCATTCATGCGCGTGGCATAGAAGAATTCGGCGGAACCCACGGCGTTCGCGATGCTGGGGCACTGGAATCGGCACTTGCGGCGGCGGAAAATCGCGCGTATTACGAGCAGGCGTCACTGACTATCTGTGCAGCGACCTATGCATATCATCTGGCCCAAGCGCACGCTTTTCTAGATGGCAACAAACGTGTTGCCGCCGCTGTTGCAGAAATTTTTCTTGAACTAAACGGCGGGCAATTACGAGCCACAAACGACGAGCTCGTCGATTTCTTTCTGGCGATCGCTGCTGGTCAAGTCGATCGCCAGAAAGTTGAGGAATGGTTTGTGCAACCTGTTGCTGTCAAACAAGTTTAGCAGGGTTTGAACTTCGGCAGTGTTACCTCGTCAGTTAGGGTGTCGAACCACAGCTCAACTGGCATGCCGATCTGTAGGTCATCAGGCGATATGCCTGTGACCCAGGTGGTGAGGCGCGGTCCTTCCTCCAATTCGACTACGACTGCTGCGTACGGGACGGATTCGGCAAAGGCTGGATCGAGCGCTTGATGAACCGTTGTCCAGCAGTAGACTTTGCCTTTGCCTTTGGTCGGTGCCCATTCCCATTTGAGGGAGTGACAACTCGTGCACATAGGGCGTGGTGGGTGACGCCAGGTGCCGCACTGCGAGCAGCGCTGAAAGCGTAATTCTTGCTTGTGGCACCAGTCGTAAAAGTCTTTGGTGTAGCCTTGCAGGATGGGAAGTCTAACGGTCTGTGCTTTGTTTTCGGTGCTCATTGTGAAAATCCTACTCTTCGAAAGATGTTCAACCTCTGCCACATCCCCTGGATTCCAGCTTTCGCTGGAATGACGAAGACGACTAGCCCGTCATTCCGGGCAAGGCCGTAGGCCGCGACCCGGAATCCGGAAGGTATTACCACAGGCCTGTGTTTAACATTCCGGGATTCCCGCTGGAGTTTATCCTGAGCGTAGTCGAAGGGCGGGCCTGACGACGGCATTCATACCAAGCGTTATCGCCGCAAAATCGCGATCGACCCATGCCCATGGCCACCCCAGCCAGTGACAACCCCTAGCTCAGCGTCCTTCACTTGTCGTGCCTCTGCTTCATGGCGCAGTTGTACGACAGCCTCAACGAGGTGATTCATACCGGTGTTGTGGGCTTGTGATAACAGACCACCGTGAGTGTTAACAGGGAGTTCCCCGCCCAGTTCGATGCGCCCGTTCTCAACAAAGGGACCACCTTCACCTTTCTTGCAAAAGCCCGCCGCTTCGATTTGCAAGATCGCCTGACCAGTGAAGCAGTCATAGACTTGGGCGAAGTCGATATCTTTGGGAGTGACCCCTGCCATCTCGTAGGCCCGTGGTGCGCAGAAATCGAGGCCTATTTTAAGAATATCGGGCCGATTAGGAATGTCGTGCGGAGGAAACGGGTGTCCTGACGTCACGCCTGAGACGTACACGGGTTGCTTGCGCAAATCTTTCGCGCGTTCCGCTGTGGTCATGAGCAGGGCGGCAGCACCGTCGGTTTCCAAGCAGCAATCCAAGAGTCGATACGGATAACTCACCCATCGTGATGAGAGATAGTCTTCTAACGTCATGGGCATACGCTTCATGAGCGCATTGGGGTGTAAATGCGCATGTTTACGCATCGCTACGGCTACGGCTCCTAACTGTTCGTGTGTGGTGCCATAGAGCTGCATATGCCGTTGCGCCATCCAGGCGTAATGTTGAGGGGGTGCACCGACACCAAAGGGGCCATAGTAATCGCGTATGGTCTCCGCCGCTTGTAATCCGGTCCCTGGGTCAGAGGTCAAGTTTCGCGCTTTGCGTCCAGAATAGAAGCGGCTACACAGCGGAATCAGCGCGTAGTTACAGATGCCGCTCGCGAGAGCGACAGCCGCAGATTCGACTGCAGAGACACACATCGCCCCGCCCATTTCTTGCA
This sequence is a window from Deltaproteobacteria bacterium. Protein-coding genes within it:
- a CDS encoding AbrB/MazE/SpoVT family DNA-binding domain-containing protein, producing the protein MSRERLTAVGESVALLLSKDVLDQLGITVGDEVEVSVLDRTLLLQPLDEADRSKQLETLTKSVFTRRADAYVRLAKGPQ
- a CDS encoding Zn-ribbon domain-containing OB-fold protein: MSTENKAQTVRLPILQGYTKDFYDWCHKQELRFQRCSQCGTWRHPPRPMCTSCHSLKWEWAPTKGKGKVYCWTTVHQALDPAFAESVPYAAVVVELEEGPRLTTWVTGISPDDLQIGMPVELWFDTLTDEVTLPKFKPC
- a CDS encoding type II toxin-antitoxin system death-on-curing family toxin; the protein is MESVLLFLRLHEVLAIHARGIEEFGGTHGVRDAGALESALAAAENRAYYEQASLTICAATYAYHLAQAHAFLDGNKRVAAAVAEIFLELNGGQLRATNDELVDFFLAIAAGQVDRQKVEEWFVQPVAVKQV
- a CDS encoding thiolase family protein, producing MPKITDLRDQTCIVGIGETAYTRGTPKSALELALEASMGAIEDAGIKPEAIDAVILPSGAGSGGTAGDFCANLGLQDLHYTTSLQEMGGAMCVSAVESAAVALASGICNYALIPLCSRFYSGRKARNLTSDPGTGLQAAETIRDYYGPFGVGAPPQHYAWMAQRHMQLYGTTHEQLGAVAVAMRKHAHLHPNALMKRMPMTLEDYLSSRWVSYPYRLLDCCLETDGAAALLMTTAERAKDLRKQPVYVSGVTSGHPFPPHDIPNRPDILKIGLDFCAPRAYEMAGVTPKDIDFAQVYDCFTGQAILQIEAAGFCKKGEGGPFVENGRIELGGELPVNTHGGLLSQAHNTGMNHLVEAVVQLRHEAEARQVKDAELGVVTGWGGHGHGSIAILRR